GTCGTGTGTCGCGGAACAGGGCTGGGATGCGGAGGTTCTGGTCGTCGACGACGGTTCGATCGACGACACCGCTGCGATCGTACAGCGTTGGATGATGCAACATCCGCGACTTCACCTCGTCAAGAACCCGGGTAATCGCGGCAAAGGCTACTCCGTGCGCAACGGCCTTTTGCAAGCCGCAGGCGACATCGTCATGTTTACGGATGCTGACCTCTCGGCTCCCATGGAAGAGGCGGAACGCCTTATCGCCGCACTGAACGATGGGGCGGATGTGGCAATCGGCTCCCGATGGATGGACCGCACCCGTCAGACAATCCACCAGCCGCTCTACCGGCAGTTCTTCGGTCGCTGTTTCAACTGGGTCACCCGAACCGTTATGGGCTTGCCTTTCAAAGACACTCAGTGCGGTTTCAAGGCGTTCAAACGCTCCGCTGCCCAGGTCATCTTTCGCCTGCAAACCATCGAACGTTGGGGCTTCGACCCCGAGATCCTGTTCATCGCTCGCAAGCTGAAGTATGTCGTCCGCGAGGTCCCGGTCACCTGGGGCCATGACGAACGCAGCCGTATGAGCTACCTGA
This Tunturibacter gelidoferens DNA region includes the following protein-coding sequences:
- a CDS encoding dolichyl-phosphate beta-glucosyltransferase, with amino-acid sequence MAHPQLSIVIPAYNESARIEHALDKVLSCVAEQGWDAEVLVVDDGSIDDTAAIVQRWMMQHPRLHLVKNPGNRGKGYSVRNGLLQAAGDIVMFTDADLSAPMEEAERLIAALNDGADVAIGSRWMDRTRQTIHQPLYRQFFGRCFNWVTRTVMGLPFKDTQCGFKAFKRSAAQVIFRLQTIERWGFDPEILFIARKLKYVVREVPVTWGHDERSRMSYLRDGIKMLEDMARIRGNFMAGRYDKAIAAIKDTSAMVTPQVEQVVKAASAEVR